The DNA region AGGATAACTACAttcttgaaataataattatttctcaAAAACACAACATGGCTTTATTAAAGGAAGATCTACTAAAACTAAAACTAAAACAATGTTCCTTGATATGTCTAAGGCCTACGTCTACACTCCATAGGCCTACGACTCGGTCAACCAATTGTATCTGCTGCTGAAACTATAGATTATTGGAATCAGAGATAAATCACTCAAGTGGAATCCAATCAAATTAGTTGGAAGGAAGCAAAGAGTGAAAGTAATAAAAGAAGGACTAGAGTGGGAATGTCAAAAGCTTCAACAAGAAGAGGAATAAGCCAGGGAAGTATATTGGGACCACTATTTTTCCTAATATTTCCTAATGACCTGGAAGAACTTACAGAAGAATAAGATGAACATTTTATAAATTATGTGGTTGACACCACTTCAATGGCGCACAGGATGAACACGAACTGATCCAGGAAGAAACGGAATTCTTCGTCAGAAATGGATTGATGAGAAGGACTTAAtgctgaataataataataataaaagtctTTATTCACATGATTTTAACTAGTTGATAAGAAATATGACAAATTTGAATAGTGAAAAGGCGAGATCCAACATACTTTAAAAGTGCACTGTTCAATCTTACCCTAGATTCGCCGTACACAATCAATATCCAGCCCAAGTAGCCTATATCATAACAATCATAAAACAGAAAATGGTCCCATTCAACACTTTTCACACTTTCTACATtaatgttgaaaaaataataataagaacTGTCATCTGGTCAGCACCCAGTCAAGTTCCTCCCTGCTCACCCTCAAGCTTTCCGAACAACAAAACTCTGAAACGGCTCAAGCTAACATTAGCGACACCTCTGATATTCACGGATAAACTGTTAATACATGATGTGATGTGGTATGAATAGGATCACCGGAAAAACTGAGTAGAAAATAAAGGTGGAGTAAGAGTTGAAACGAATATTTAAATTGTGAACATCAGTGCGGAAGGTGATCTTATTATAGAGGTAAGGCGGAGTCTTAGTGATAATTATCTTAATGAACAAGACAGCTATTTACCATGTTGAGCCAATTCAAAACCTTGAGGGTATGACTTATTCTATCATATTTTCTGATGCTAAAAATCAATCGTAAGCAAGAATTTTGAAGTATTTGAATTCGCCTTACGTCAGAGTAATTCAAGCAAAGACCATAAACAACATCAGCATAATTCACATGTGAAAGTACCAATGAATCGCACATCACCTTTACCCGTCTGGTTGAAAACTACCTATTTCTATAAATAATCCTCAATATACCATAGGCCATTCGCATTAACCTTGTCCATCAGCTCAATCGTCTCCGAACCAATTGTGATACGACAACCACCTTTCAGAAATTTTATCCTGTCATTCTTCCTACCAAACAAGATAGCGATCGTCTTCTTTGCATTGAGATGTAAATAgtgttttcgagatatctccTGAATAATGTCAAGGTCATAATTCAAAGTCCTTACTGCTTGATTCATTTCATCTGgataaaaagaaatatataattGGCTGTCATCCGCGTAGTAATGCAACAAACAAAAGAtgatatatttgaaaatttgcgAGATATAAACAATGAAGGCGATGGGTCCCAAAATGGAACCCTGCTGAATGCCCTTGCATATTTTTAAGAAGGATGATGCTCTACTACCAAGAAAGATAGCCTGACATCGACCGGTGAAATAAAAAGAGACGAGCGCAACTGCCTCTTCAGAGAAACCAACATGCATCAACACAGCCCTAAATAACGAGTGATTCAGGCTGTCGAAAGATCTGGAGTAATCTAGAAGTGTCAATAAGGTCAACTTTCCTTGATCTGCTGTTCTCATTATGTCGTCGGTTATATGCAATAATGCGATTGTACAACTGTGACCCTTCCTGAAACCAGACTAAACAGTTAAGATTATTTTATTGGAATTCAAATGCGACCATTGAATTTGACCACGTAATCTccattaataaataaaattcaattgttTGAGACGTGAGACCATTTTGGtgtcaaaattggaaaattgcaAACATTTGATAACTTTATTGTTCATGAGAATGAAAGCTCGAAAACGCTTTTCTATGTTATGGATGATATTGGTCATTCAACAAGGTATGTAGCctacaaataaaacaaaaaaggaGCTCCATATTGGCCATATACCTATGTAGTTCTAAGACATTAGTTTATGAGTATTGAAAGTCGATGTTAGTCGTATTGTTTTCCTGGAATCCTCATAAAATTGACCATTTGGAATTACGGTAGGTATCTTAGGTGATGCAAATATTTTACCCGAGGAATAATAAAAGACTGAAAGGTGTAAGGGACATTAGGTAGGTACCAAATTAGGGGTGCGATTCAAAGAGAATTGATCTAAAGGGCTAATAGTGTTATTAAGTATATGACAAGTTAATTTTGATTTTCGAGGTAATGGAGGGAGAACAATACGTATGCCTTAACGACATCTTTTACTTCCCAGTATGAACCACCCTACTTATCTTTTATGGTAGGCAcatcattcaaaactaataGGCAGATTCTTCGAAATTATGGTTTAAaggttcaaattgaaattctttctAGGATAATGGATGCATGTGCTGAAACGAGAATTGATTGAACGAAAGAAGATTTTTCTGAATCAGGATGAtatacactatacagggtgtttcagaaaGATTGCGACCTTGGACCTTTGTCGAAAACTGTTTTGTTTCCAAGACACAGGACGTCATatatgtttttcaaatggatatGTTTTCGAGAAAGTTCGGCAGTCCATCTCTTTTTATCTTAGCTAGAGGCagccattttcaacaattcctGTAATCTGACATGTAATAAAATTCAATGTTCTATTGCTCTACTCAAGTATGTTTTcgaatataaataatggttttcAAGTTTTACTGAAAATTGGGGCATCCTTGAGAAAGACAGAGAGATTATTTTTGTTCTAAATTATATAAGAATTGTGgaaatgaatatcattttgGCGTACCTtactatttttttcatgcagataTTTTGAACGAGTAAGAATAAGAATATTGAAGGGCCTGAGGGACCTTAGATAGGTACCAAATTAGTGGTGACATTCAAAGATAATTGATAATTAATAGTGTTATTGTATATGACAAGTTGATTTTGATTTTCGAGGAAATGGCCTTAACAACATCCTTTACTTCCCTGTATGGACAACCCTGCTCATCTTATGGTAGGCATATCATTCAAAACTAATAGAGAGATTCTTTGAAATTATTGTTTATaggttcaaattgaaattctttcGAGGATAATGGAAGAATGTTCGAGAATTTATGCATGTGCTGAAACGAAAATTGcgtaaaaataaatgaatcaaattataaataaaagaaacaatCAAAATGGAAATTTATCAGGTTTCAGATAAGTTATTTCAAACTATTCTATTTATTCAACTAAGTTCGTCttatatcaaattttttccTTCATGTAAGATTCTGTTATTTGTTCCTTTATGATTTTATGCCATCTGAGTCTAATTTGTCATGAAAGTattgttgtaaattttcttgatTCTATTCACTTTTCTTTTTGATATTAATTTATGAGTTGTTCTTATTCTATTCAGATTATGCGTTACATACTCAATTCAATACTGTTTGtattgaccgctgaaatctgACATGCACCCTTTCTTATCTTTAATAGTCGAGTTCCAGAATCGCATTTTTTCCATCTTTtccatctgttacgtcaataccgtccaatcagagcgtagatctacgtctatctacgaatcaaagcaaagtctgctcgctctctttcctccgagatgtaattctggaactcgaCTAATACCTGGAACTTTCTTATATTAACGATCTGTCATTTGACGAATGACGAATCCGCccaaaatttttggaaataactGAAGGGGTAGGTACCTGATGACCTGCGTATTAAGCAATTAGACTATGCAAAAATTTTGCCCATCTCATATAAAGGGCCCGATGAGGGTTCTTCAGATCATTCTTCGCTTGGTATACTTGTGATACAGAAGTGTTCTTAGTTGTGAGAAAAATTCAACGTATTGtgatttttgtgattttttcgattttgtcAAGATGTATCATCCAGATTTTTCAGCGTACGGCAGGCCAGCTATGTTTTTCGATCGCAGAGGGGTAagtaaatttttgtttgaacattcaTTGACgttgataatatgtcgaatcgtaACGCCGAATTTGAATTCTTGAAATACATCAAAactttaatattttttctttctatcatttgtcattttcgaatattcgaatacGTACATGCGTACTACAGCCAATTTGAGTGAGTGCCAAAATTCCCAATAGTTCATGAATCGGCCGCTGAAGTATTTCTTGAAATATATCTGTCATCTGtcatttgtcattttcaaatttcgaatattcgaGGTACATGCGTATTGTAGCCAATTTGACTAAGTGCCAAAATTCCCAACAGGGCCGAACGGCTCTTCAGATACTCAGTCTGTGTAAAGTTGTGATACAGAAATGTTCATTGTACGAGAATTCCTCCGTGTTTTGCTTCTTTCATTTTCGTCGAAATGTCGATGTTCGTTCAAGAAACTCGATTCCTTGAAATTTTACAGTACGATAGCCAAGCGACGCAAAAGCCTATTtgaacaagaaatttttttcatggcaacagtctgtatctttcaaaccgagtcgattcgtaaaaaatggtaaaggaaaaaattgtttattttgacctcgagaatctactgttagaataattttccaactttttccaaaataattgaaatagcCCAGTAAACCACaccatgaaaaattcattactttttcagtaaattgggattattcaattcaattcagcgTTTTGAAAATTCGGTCTTCCAACAACAATCATCCGGATTGTTGCATCAATTAAATAGAAGTTTATTTTATTCTGTGTCCCATActaatcttgaattttttttccagaatttggTACAGCCACCAGTTTGGCACACACCCCAGTTTGTACAGCCACCGATCCTCCATCCCAGACAACAGTTTCATCAGAATATTCCTGATGAAGCTACCATCAGTCTTCATTACAATAATGTGCAGCAACCTAACGTCTATGAAGTGAACGGTACCACCTATTACGGAACTGCCAACAGTCATATGGCTTCAGCTTCGGCGAATAAGCTCCACAGAAGACTTTTGCCTGAAGAATGTGAAAATGTCAAGGATGAGAAAAGAATCAGGAGGCACCACAATGATACTCAACGTCGGCATTCAAGTTTTTACGGTAAGTCGACCACTCTggaattacaaaaataatgatattatGTATGATTAGAACCAGGAGGGAAAGTTCTTCAGTTCACAAGTTTCATGCTTGTAACTATTAGTTTCGAGACTTTTTGAATTGGTCTCAAGACTTGAAAGATTCAGGGTTCAATGTTGAAATACCTCTCATAATATACAGTCTTTTCTTCTCAAAATAAGGCGGCTCAAATGACAGTATCTTAATatgacatctttgaaaacctgcagactctttacccaccgctgaaagtgcataggtACATCATAGagcctttttttcttttcgctatctaatcttcaaaatcctctAGATCCCTGACCATTTTTAATACTGAGATTCGGCGTCATTGGCGTATTCATCAatcaacttttattttccaGAAAAACAATCGGATGTTAGCTCACCGAGGTGTCCCCAGCAGCAGAGGCCAAACAAGAAGAAAAGTAAGAAGCCCTTCCCTAATGTGTACAAGCCGATTCGCTCGGCAAGGGACAAACGACCATCAGATTGTAGCGAAACCAGAACTGGTGCCAAGGAAAGGAATAACCCCCCTAGGGTGGAAGCCGCTGTTTCGCCAGTGTTCGGATTGACCGAAGAACGACTGTACAACCTCCTCAACCAGTTCACCGTAGCTCCGGATCTGTTTTCCAATGGTTTTCCACAGGTGGATAAGGTTAAGAACCAAGTCCGCCTGTACAAACACTGTTTCGGAAAACCTTTCAGGATCCCGAAGAGATTGGCTGGTATTGAGGAGGATTTTGATCGGAATTCACCGACCGCAGTTGAGAGGACCTGCGTTAGGTGTAACGATCAGTTCTTCGTCAACGAACACGGTTACTTGACGAAACAGCAGTGCTTTTACCACTGGGGGAAAATATCGTTCTGCCGCCATACATGTTGCGAAAACACTCCGGGATCCAAAGGTTGCACATCGTCAAAACACCACGTATGGAACGGTACAGTGGCCGGGATCAACGAGTCCCTGCAAGGTTTCGTGAGCACAAAACGTAGCAAAAAGGCAGAACGGAAGGTTTTCGCTGTAGACTGCGAAATGTGCTACACCTTGCGAGGCTTGGAACTTTGCAGGGTAACCGTTTTGGGTTTCGATGGTGCCACGGTGTACGATTATTTTGTGCAACCGGAGGAAGAAGTTGTGGACTACAACACTAGATTTTCCGGAGTGACGGAAAGTGATGTGTATGGCCCAAAGTCGAAAACATTCCAAGAAGTGCAGAGCGATTTATTGAACTTTATCCACGAGGACACCATTCTTATAGGACACGCGTTGGACAACGATTTGCGAGTGCTGAAACTGGTCCATTCTAAAATTGTGGACACGTCTCTCATTTTCCCTCACGAGCGCGGTTTTCCCTTCAGGAACTCCTTAAAACAGTTGATGTTAGTTCATCTGAATAAAGCAATTCAGACATCCGATCATGGACATAGTCCATATGAGGATGCTCTGAGTTGCTTGGAGCTGATAAAGTTTAAAATACAACTGTACTACGCTGAGAGACGTCTCACAATTTAAGAAGAGACCAGTTGGCAAGATCTTGTCCAACAAGTTCCGTGAGCCTCAACCTGAATTTATGTATATAGGTACAACACATGTGAtataaaactaaaatttttatgtatatatttcaatattttatatgaTCTCAGTATGTTAGCTAATTGTTAATTCAATTGGTTGTGTTACTTTTAAATTGGCCGCActtatgtatatatgtatatatgtttatatttcaaataaatctttgtttcaaaattgaattaGGACATTTCACTCTATTACTGAACTTTTGATAGCAAACAGTTTAAAAAAATTCCTAAATTAGTTTTATATATGATTACTATAAAGATGTTCCTAAACGTATataaaaacaaactgattttaCGTTCCTAAACGTATataaaaacaaactgattttaaaacaaaattgTATGAATGAATACAATTTTATATCGacaattttgtcatttttacTTATGGACAAATTTCTATCTATCACCGTCCACTATTTGTATATAATTGTAAATATCTACTTTTTTATGTTAATCTTAAGTTCCAATCATGGCTGTGCTGTCAATGtacaaattattttatgaataataatagttcttttcaaattttttcttttattaccTAATTGCATACgaaatacatacatatttgAGGCTTACAGTTAAGCCTGCCTTGAATAAATCGAAGCAAAGCCTCCTATAACGctcaataaaaataccaatcAAAAAAGATTCCTAGAACCATCATAGTAAAATATTTCCCTTCATGAATTCTGGACATCTTTGATGATATGACGAAATCAATTATCCTTCAGAAATTCCTTGATTGGATAAATAATCAGACGAGGCACTTATCTCATACAATACTCTATAATTGAATCGTTACAATATAATTTGATTTTTCCGTTAAAAATCAGAGTTCCCTCATTTAGATATCCCTGCCAACGAAAAATCGTCGTAGATCTTAATGAGATACCTACATAATCAAGAAGAGCAacacttcttgtaataaatctccaAATTTCATCGAACACAGTTCAAGCGTTcgatcttgaaaaaaaaaaatttcatatttttcaggattttttgaagaacaaacttcaacacgcgtatctcccagaaaaatcatcgtagagatCAATGTGATACATAATCAtagagagcaactcttctattaATAAATATCCAAATTTCATAGATCTCAGTGCAACCATTGGGTCTTGGCGAATCTTTAACTGACTACATCTTTTTTAGGATTTTCGAGGAACAACAGATCGTCACATAGGTGACATTTATGCTTCGCACACAGATGAACTTATGCTTCGCACATaaatgacacttgtgcttcgtccCACGAATGACACTTGTGATTCAACTGATTTTCCTTTCACACTGAATGGAGAAATTAAATTGAGAAATGCCCCGGTCCAATAAAGGATCTCCCTATTCCAGAACGTTTTGCACCTTTTGCCTAAAGGACAAAAATactccatctttttcaggattttcgagGAACAACAGACCGTCACATAGGTGACATTTATGCTTCGCACACAGATGAACTTATGCTTCGCACATaaatgacacttgtgcttcgtccCACGAATGACAATTGTGATTCAACTGATTTTCCTTTCAcactgaatggaaaaatgaaattgggAAATGTCCCTGGTCCAATAAAGGATCTCCCTATTCCAGAACGTTTTGCACCTTTTGCCTAAAGGACAAAAATactccatctttttcaggattttcgagGAACAACAGATCGTCACATAGGTGACATTTATGCTTCGCACACATATGAACTTATGCTTCGCACATAAATGTCACTTGTGCTTCGTCCCACGAATGACACTTGTGATTCAACTAATTTTCCTTTCAcactgaatggaaaaatgaaattgagaaatgtcCCCGATCCAATAAAGGATCTCCCCTTTTCCAGAACGTTTTGTACCTTTCGCCTAAAGGACAAAAATAATGGCcaaaattgaacttgacttATTCTAGGGAAATTTTGATGGTAAATGTGCAGGCCGAAAGATATCTTTTTGAGTAAAGGAACTTTTTAAAGGAAAATATTCGCAGTTTCATCTATGCATCATCCAGAACGCTTTTTGGTATATACTTCTATAGTGTGGTCAATTAATGTGTCTTCTTTTACTTCCCAGTATGGACCACTCTGCTTATCTTTTATGGTAGGCACATGATTCAAAACTAATAGGGAGATTCTTCGAAATTATGGTTTAAaggttcaaattgaaattctttcGAGATTAATGGAAGAATGTTCGAGAATGTATGCAAGTGCTGAAACGTGAATTGATTAAACAAAAgtagtttttttctgaatcaggatgatatacactatacagggtgtgtttCAGAAAGATTGCGACCTCAGACCTTTGTCGAAAACTGTTTTGTTTCCAAGACACAGGACGTCATATGCTATCCAAATAGATACGTTTTCGGAAAAGTTCGGCAGTCCATATATTTTTATCTTAGCTGGAGGCAGCCATTTTCAACAATTACTCTAATCCGACATGTAATAAAATTCAATGTTCTATTGCTCTACTCAAGTATGTTTTcgaatataaataatggttttcCAGTTTTACTGAAAATTGGGGATCCTTGAGAAAGACAGAGAGATTATTTTTGTTCTAAATTATATAAGAATTGTGgaaatgaatatcattttggcgtacctactatttttttcatgcagataTTTTGAACGAGGAAGAATAAGAAGATCGAAAGGCCTGAGGGACCTTAGATAGGTACCAAATTAGGGGTGAGATTCAAAGATAATTGATAATTGATAGTGTCATTGTATATATGACAAGTTGATTCTGATTTTCGGGGAAATGGCCTAAACAACATCCTTTACTTCCCTGTATGGACAACCCTGCTCATCTTATGGTAGGCAcatcattcaaaactaatagggagattctttgaaattatggtttattcaaatgattcaaattgaaattctttcGAGAATAATAAAAAGAATGTTCGAGAATTTATGCATATGCTGAAACGAGAATTGATTGAACGAAAGTAGTTTTTTCTTAATCAGGATGAtatacactatacagggtgtttcagaaaGATTGCGACCTCAGACTTTTGTCGAAAACTGTTTTGATCCTAAGACACAAGACGTCATATGTTATCCAAATAGAtatgttt from Coccinella septempunctata chromosome 1, icCocSept1.1, whole genome shotgun sequence includes:
- the LOC123321962 gene encoding uncharacterized protein LOC123321962, translating into MYHPDFSAYGRPAMFFDRRGNLVQPPVWHTPQFVQPPILHPRQQFHQNIPDEATISLHYNNVQQPNVYEVNGTTYYGTANSHMASASANKLHRRLLPEECENVKDEKRIRRHHNDTQRRHSSFYGKSTTLELQK
- the LOC123322838 gene encoding putative exonuclease GOR; the encoded protein is MIRTRREKKQSDVSSPRCPQQQRPNKKKSKKPFPNVYKPIRSARDKRPSDCSETRTGAKERNNPPRVEAAVSPVFGLTEERLYNLLNQFTVAPDLFSNGFPQVDKVKNQVRLYKHCFGKPFRIPKRLAGIEEDFDRNSPTAVERTCVRCNDQFFVNEHGYLTKQQCFYHWGKISFCRHTCCENTPGSKGCTSSKHHVWNGTVAGINESLQGFVSTKRSKKAERKVFAVDCEMCYTLRGLELCRVTVLGFDGATVYDYFVQPEEEVVDYNTRFSGVTESDVYGPKSKTFQEVQSDLLNFIHEDTILIGHALDNDLRVLKLVHSKIVDTSLIFPHERGFPFRNSLKQLMLVHLNKAIQTSDHGHSPYEDALSCLELIKFKIQLYYAERRLTI